From one Rosa rugosa chromosome 4, drRosRugo1.1, whole genome shotgun sequence genomic stretch:
- the LOC133742466 gene encoding pentatricopeptide repeat-containing protein At4g18975, chloroplastic isoform X1: MWKSPAISYLVGRLTHLGVVRAQVLSSSYSTVAQAQVFNHRTGKVVVSSEDQHSNQGNGHFPEKNAGGQNRNQIGWNVSIKDKVNFLVKTLLDLNDSKEAVYGTLDGWAAWEQDFPIGKLKMALIALEKEQQWHRIIQVIKWMLSKGQGTTMGTYGQLIRALDMDQRPEEAHEFWQKKIGMDLHAVSWQLCKSMMSIYHRNNMLENLVKLFEGLEAFDRKPPQKSIVRKVADAYEILGRHEKKERVLEKYNYLFTEDPSRKKPRKVSSKEKKKLG; this comes from the exons ATGTGGAAATCACCTGCCATATCCTATCTG GTTGGCCGTTTAACTCATCTTGGAGTTGTTAGGGCCCAAGTTCTGAGTTCTTCATACAGTACGGTGGCACAAGCTCAAGTATTTAACCATAGAACAGGAAAGGTTGTGGTGTCATCTGAG GATCAACACAGCAACCAAGGTAATGGTCATTTTCCTGAGAAAAATGCTGGAGGTCAAAACAGGAACCAAATTGGATGGAATGTTTCTATAAAGGATAAGGTCAACTTTCTTGTCAAAACA CTTCTTGATCTCAATGATAGTAAGGAGGCTGTTTATGGTACTCTTGATGGATGGGCTGCATGGGAGCAAGACTTTCCTATTGGAAAACTTAAGATGGCATTGATTGCTCTTGAGAAGGAACAGCAGTGGCACAGAATTATTCAG GTGATTAAATGGATGCTAAGCAAGGGACAGGGAACCACCATGGGAACATATGGGCAACTAATACGCGCTTTAGATATGGACCAAAGACCAGAAGAAGCACATGAGTTCTGGCAGAAGAAGATTGGCATGGATCTGCATGCAGTTTCGTGGCAGTTATGCAAAAGCATGATGTCTATATACCATCGAAACAACATGTTGGAGAATCTCGTAAAG CTTTTTGAGGGTCTGGAAGCTTTTGATCGTAAACCACCACAGAAATCTATAGTCAGGAAAGTGGCGGATGCATATGAGATATTAGGCAGGCatgaaaagaaagagagggtgTTGGAGAAGTACAATTATCTCTTCACTGAAGATCCATCACGGAAGAAACCTAGAAAGGTCTCAtctaaggagaagaagaaactaggTTAG
- the LOC133742466 gene encoding pentatricopeptide repeat-containing protein At4g18975, chloroplastic isoform X2: protein MWKSPAISYLVGRLTHLGVVRAQVLSSSYSTVAQAQVFNHRTGKDQHSNQGNGHFPEKNAGGQNRNQIGWNVSIKDKVNFLVKTLLDLNDSKEAVYGTLDGWAAWEQDFPIGKLKMALIALEKEQQWHRIIQVIKWMLSKGQGTTMGTYGQLIRALDMDQRPEEAHEFWQKKIGMDLHAVSWQLCKSMMSIYHRNNMLENLVKLFEGLEAFDRKPPQKSIVRKVADAYEILGRHEKKERVLEKYNYLFTEDPSRKKPRKVSSKEKKKLG, encoded by the exons ATGTGGAAATCACCTGCCATATCCTATCTG GTTGGCCGTTTAACTCATCTTGGAGTTGTTAGGGCCCAAGTTCTGAGTTCTTCATACAGTACGGTGGCACAAGCTCAAGTATTTAACCATAGAACAGGAAAG GATCAACACAGCAACCAAGGTAATGGTCATTTTCCTGAGAAAAATGCTGGAGGTCAAAACAGGAACCAAATTGGATGGAATGTTTCTATAAAGGATAAGGTCAACTTTCTTGTCAAAACA CTTCTTGATCTCAATGATAGTAAGGAGGCTGTTTATGGTACTCTTGATGGATGGGCTGCATGGGAGCAAGACTTTCCTATTGGAAAACTTAAGATGGCATTGATTGCTCTTGAGAAGGAACAGCAGTGGCACAGAATTATTCAG GTGATTAAATGGATGCTAAGCAAGGGACAGGGAACCACCATGGGAACATATGGGCAACTAATACGCGCTTTAGATATGGACCAAAGACCAGAAGAAGCACATGAGTTCTGGCAGAAGAAGATTGGCATGGATCTGCATGCAGTTTCGTGGCAGTTATGCAAAAGCATGATGTCTATATACCATCGAAACAACATGTTGGAGAATCTCGTAAAG CTTTTTGAGGGTCTGGAAGCTTTTGATCGTAAACCACCACAGAAATCTATAGTCAGGAAAGTGGCGGATGCATATGAGATATTAGGCAGGCatgaaaagaaagagagggtgTTGGAGAAGTACAATTATCTCTTCACTGAAGATCCATCACGGAAGAAACCTAGAAAGGTCTCAtctaaggagaagaagaaactaggTTAG
- the LOC133744833 gene encoding uncharacterized protein LOC133744833 codes for MHHLFVNCLAVAGIWDWIFPLFRLHFNPTYETSEFFQENLISNFSFSTKLLWFLSVCNVFWCVWTERNSLKHDGGVFEPYRFKQKVTLSISEFASLIFSSSSAPQSVPIFRLLGLSQLRPTAPRIIQVIWYPPPPLWVKVNTDGSYHDQLQAGCGGVFRGSEASFLGAFTKKVVVPCALDAELIAVIEAIRLACLKGWLNLWVEVDSLILLSFINDPLKVPWRLRTQWKNCLHMSRQLNIHFSHIYREGNSVADKLATFGALHGDSVWWDVMPQFLHLALGGDFSGRPSYRFA; via the coding sequence ATGCACCACCTTTTTGTGAACTGTTTGGCAGTTGCTGGCATATGGGATTGGATCTTCCCACTTTTCAGGCTTCACTTTAATCCAACCTATGAGACCAGTGAGTTTTTTCAGGAGAATTTAATTTCTAATTTCTCTTTCTCCACTAAGCTGCTATGGTTCTTATCAGTTTGCAATGTTTTTTGGTGCGTCTGGACTGAGAGAAATAGTCTAAAGCATGATGGGGGGGTTTTTGAGCCCTATAGGTTTAAACAAAAGGTGACCCTTTCAATTAGTGAATTTGCTAGTTTGATCTTTAGTTCATCCTCTGCTCCACAATCTGTTCCAATTTTTAGGCTTTTGGGTTTGTCTCAATTGCGACCTACAGCTCCGAGAATTATCCAGGTAATATGGtaccctcctcctcctctttggGTTAAAGTAAATACAGATGGATCATACCATGATCAGCTTCAGGCAGGGTGTGGTGGTGTTTTTAGAGGTAGTGAGGCCTCCTTTTTAGGTGCTTTTACTAAAAAGGTAGTTGTCCCTTGTGCACTTGATGCGGAGTTGATTGCTGTAATTGAGGCAATTCGCCTTGCTTGTTTAAAGGGGTGGTTGAATTTGTGGGTGGAGGTGGATTCTTTGATTCTGCTCAGTTTTATTAATGATCCTCTTAAGGTCCCTTGGCGTCTGCGCACACAATGGAAGAACTGTTTGCATATGTCTCGACAGTTGAATATTCATTTTTCACACATATATAGGGAGGGGAATTCAGTGGCTGATAAACTTGCTACTTTTGGTGCTTTGCATGGAGATTCTGTCTGGTGGGATGTGATGCCTCAATTCTTGCATTTGGCTCTGGGTGGTGATTTCTCTGGTCGCCCATCCTATAGATTTGCTTAA